From a region of the Pan paniscus chromosome 19, NHGRI_mPanPan1-v2.0_pri, whole genome shotgun sequence genome:
- the PVALEF gene encoding parvalbumin-like EF-hand-containing protein isoform X2 yields MEEDFSSQMKKMALAMGTSLSDKDIELLPTDMRHHGSFNYLKFFEHMRKLHASGQLDDAIHRAFQSLDKDKSGFIEWNEIKYILSIIPSSGPTAPLTDEEAEAMIQAADTDGDGRIDYEEFSELIKKEKIPKKK; encoded by the exons ATGGAGGAGGACTTCTCCTCCCAGATGAAGAAGATGGCCTTGGCCATGGGCACGTCCCTATCAGACAAGGACATTGAGCTGCTGCCCACGGACATGAGACACCACG GGTCCTTCAACTACCTCAAGTTCTTCGAGCACATGCGCAAGCTCCACGCCTCAGGCCAGCTGGACGACGCCATCCACAGGGCCTTCCAGTCCCTGGACAAGGACAAGAGCGGCTTCATTGAGTGGAACGAGATCAA GTACATCCTGTCCATCATCCCCAGCAGCGGGCCCACCGCCCCGCTGACAGACGAGGAGGCTGAGGCCATGATCCAGGCGGCAGACACAGACGGGGACGGGAGGATCGACTACGAAG AATTTTCTGAATTgatcaaaaaggagaaaattccAAAGAAGAAGTAG